A single window of Vibrio sp. HB236076 DNA harbors:
- a CDS encoding DUF2913 family protein: MNQYGYDIQNVVTEALTSMEAEHQKGRLVDAPVANNHFLLRWMTKKIKDKQFPRSVQPDLIRWQKMGRSKGNQAQFPQLFANIRAFYREILPAEGQPVVAVTDNQIEAFLDAMEAQDWEVSTSEPVVNQGKVQIFTEGQDSLVLCADQCSDNFEQEQLIKPMSWFVRGNHQAFISMAFEHGFLVHKVTDYKSNVKYHGEYLIFPNNLGDRLAEIPFSYRAQ, translated from the coding sequence GTGAATCAATACGGTTACGACATACAAAACGTGGTCACTGAAGCCCTGACATCGATGGAAGCCGAGCATCAAAAAGGCCGTTTGGTCGATGCTCCGGTGGCCAACAATCATTTTCTATTGCGGTGGATGACCAAAAAAATCAAAGACAAACAGTTTCCTCGAAGTGTTCAACCGGATTTGATTCGCTGGCAAAAGATGGGGCGCTCTAAAGGCAATCAGGCACAGTTTCCACAACTCTTTGCCAATATTCGTGCCTTTTATCGCGAGATTTTGCCGGCTGAGGGGCAACCTGTTGTTGCGGTAACAGACAACCAAATAGAAGCATTTCTCGATGCAATGGAAGCACAGGATTGGGAAGTCAGCACCTCTGAGCCAGTTGTTAATCAAGGAAAAGTTCAGATTTTTACTGAAGGTCAAGACTCGTTGGTGTTGTGCGCTGATCAATGTTCTGACAATTTTGAACAAGAACAATTGATAAAACCAATGAGTTGGTTTGTGCGCGGTAATCATCAAGCGTTTATTTCAATGGCCTTTGAGCACGGTTTTTTAGTGCATAAAGTGACTGACTATAAATCCAACGTGAAATACCACGGAGAATATTTGATTTTCCCCAATAACTTAGGCGATAGATTGGCTGAAATTCCCTTTTCTTATCGCGCACAATAA
- a CDS encoding Bcr/CflA family multidrug efflux MFS transporter — protein MASSAGAAIERPKVNLLLFVILGAIGGLTPLAIDLYLPAMPAIATALNSTPGAVQLTLTAYAAGFAIGQLIHGPLADSYGRRPVLLLGIGAFALAAMASAQVEQVETLTFIRTLQGFAGAAAAVIVQAVVRDMFDREEFSRAMSFVTLVLTMAPLVAPLLGGHLADWFGWRAIFWSLALFSLLVIALVLWKIPETLAAEHRQPLKLSATLKNYASLLRNSTVMGLIFAGAFSFGGMFVFVTAGSFVYIEIYQIPAQYFGYLFGLNILSMIALTMVNSRLVRRMGSHAMLRLGLTLQLTAGIGLFFTWLLDGGITAVVVFVMLFIGTISMIGSNAMGLLLSGYGHMAGTASSLTGTLRFGMGSVMSAVVAALPGDKAWPMLFIMALCALCSASCYWIFGRKA, from the coding sequence ATGGCCTCATCTGCTGGCGCCGCGATTGAGCGGCCCAAGGTCAATTTGTTGTTGTTTGTCATTCTCGGTGCCATCGGGGGATTGACCCCTCTGGCCATTGATCTTTACTTACCGGCCATGCCCGCGATTGCCACAGCATTAAATTCCACACCAGGGGCGGTGCAATTGACCTTAACCGCTTATGCTGCCGGGTTTGCGATTGGTCAGTTGATTCACGGCCCGTTAGCCGACAGTTATGGTCGTCGGCCTGTGTTGCTGTTGGGGATTGGTGCTTTTGCCTTGGCGGCCATGGCCAGTGCTCAAGTTGAACAGGTGGAGACCTTAACCTTTATTCGTACCTTGCAGGGCTTTGCGGGGGCGGCAGCGGCGGTGATTGTGCAAGCGGTGGTAAGAGACATGTTTGACCGCGAAGAGTTTTCACGTGCGATGTCATTTGTCACCTTGGTACTGACCATGGCCCCCTTGGTTGCCCCTTTATTAGGTGGTCACTTGGCCGATTGGTTTGGTTGGCGTGCAATATTTTGGTCGTTAGCGCTGTTTTCTCTACTCGTGATTGCGTTGGTGCTGTGGAAAATTCCAGAAACCCTGGCAGCCGAACATCGGCAACCTCTTAAACTGTCAGCGACGCTGAAAAATTACGCTTCTTTACTGCGCAATTCAACGGTGATGGGCTTGATTTTTGCCGGTGCGTTCTCGTTTGGCGGCATGTTCGTTTTTGTGACCGCAGGCTCTTTCGTTTATATTGAAATCTATCAGATACCGGCACAATACTTCGGGTATTTGTTTGGATTGAATATTCTTTCCATGATTGCGCTGACGATGGTCAACAGCCGTCTCGTTCGTCGCATGGGGTCACATGCCATGTTGCGCCTTGGTTTGACGTTACAATTAACCGCGGGGATTGGGCTCTTTTTTACCTGGCTATTGGATGGTGGTATCACGGCGGTTGTGGTTTTTGTCATGCTGTTCATCGGCACCATTTCCATGATTGGCAGTAACGCGATGGGATTGTTGCTCAGTGGCTATGGACACATGGCGGGAACCGCCTCTTCGTTAACGGGAACCTTGAGATTTGGTATGGGCTCTGTGATGAGTGCGGTCGTTGCCGCCTTACCTGGAGATAAAGCCTGGCCAATGTTATTTATTATGGCACTGTGTGCACTTTGTTCTGCATCGTGTTATTGGATTTTTGGGAGAAAAGCGTGA
- the rsuA gene encoding 16S rRNA pseudouridine(516) synthase RsuA, whose protein sequence is MRLDKFLCNALGATRKEAGKIIKSGEVTIDGVTTKSAAVKVDDSQSVEWQGRQLSAHGLRYIMLFKPQGFVCSHEDGFNHTAFVLLDEVNVEKLHFAGRLDVDTTGLVLLTDDGQWSHRITSPKHHCEKTYRVWLVDPIGEDYQQKLLEGIELRNEKSATLPAKMEIVDREENEVLLTISEGKYHQVKRMFAALGNKVEHLHRESVGSIQLDPELEPGEYRYLTEEEVASVLSH, encoded by the coding sequence ATGAGACTAGATAAATTTTTGTGTAATGCATTGGGCGCGACTCGCAAAGAAGCGGGCAAAATCATTAAATCTGGCGAAGTGACAATTGATGGGGTCACGACCAAAAGCGCGGCGGTAAAAGTTGATGATAGTCAGAGTGTTGAATGGCAAGGCCGTCAATTAAGTGCCCATGGTTTGCGGTATATTATGCTGTTTAAACCCCAAGGTTTTGTCTGTTCTCATGAAGATGGCTTTAATCACACCGCCTTTGTTTTATTGGATGAAGTCAATGTGGAAAAATTGCACTTTGCCGGCCGTTTAGATGTTGATACCACAGGGTTAGTGTTACTGACTGACGATGGTCAATGGTCGCATCGCATCACCTCCCCTAAACATCACTGTGAAAAAACGTATCGAGTGTGGCTTGTCGACCCGATTGGTGAGGATTACCAGCAAAAACTGCTTGAGGGCATTGAGCTTCGCAACGAAAAAAGCGCCACTTTACCGGCGAAAATGGAGATTGTCGACCGAGAAGAGAACGAAGTTTTGTTGACGATCAGTGAAGGCAAATACCATCAGGTAAAGCGAATGTTTGCAGCGCTTGGTAACAAAGTGGAACACCTGCATCGCGAGTCCGTGGGAAGTATTCAACTCGACCCAGAGCTAGAGCCGGGCGAATACCGTTACCTGACTGAAGAAGAAGTGGCGTCAGTACTGAGTCATTAA
- a CDS encoding DEAD/DEAH box helicase: protein MFSLRPYQADAVRAVIDYFRRYQTPSVLVLPTGAGKSLVIAELARIAKGRVLVLAHVKELVQQNHEKYESYGVEASIFSAGLDRKETSAQVVFASVQSVVRNLDLFQDAFSLLVIDECHRVPDDKDSSYQKVIAHLNQLNPKMKILGLTATPYRLGKGWIYQYHTRGQVKNQQACFFRDCIFELPITYLMDEGYLTQPRILDMAMLSYDFSTLKPNAHGHFQESEVNAVIDAHQRVTPQIIAQVIEYAQSRQGVMIFAATVTHAQEIINYLPAQQTALVIGDTPTEQRAEIIRSFKQKQIKYLVNVSVLTTGFDAPHVDLIAVLRPTESVSLYQQIVGRGLRLAEGKSDCLVLEYAGNRHDLYQPEVGDPKPDSQSEMVTVPCPACGFNNNFWGKLDANGFLLEHYGRQCQGYFEEPDTLEREHCGYRFRAKYCDQCGADNDIAARRCHQCEAVLVDADKKLRDALKLKDALIFECIDMQIKAEKSAQGKPQLKVTYFSDTTQVHEFWPLATKGQKQHFLDWFVPRHLCDRHRPFTETAASKIVNNAHRFQPPSLVIAFKKGRFWKVKDKLFEKPTHYHQIMTENAKVY, encoded by the coding sequence ATGTTTTCATTGCGGCCATACCAAGCGGACGCCGTTCGCGCTGTGATTGACTATTTCCGTCGCTACCAAACGCCATCCGTACTCGTTCTACCCACCGGAGCCGGAAAGAGCTTAGTCATTGCCGAATTAGCACGAATTGCCAAGGGCAGAGTCTTGGTATTAGCGCACGTCAAAGAATTGGTGCAACAAAATCACGAAAAATATGAAAGTTATGGCGTTGAGGCGAGTATTTTTTCTGCCGGTCTTGATCGCAAGGAAACGTCCGCTCAAGTGGTGTTTGCTTCTGTTCAATCCGTGGTCAGAAACTTAGACCTGTTTCAGGACGCCTTTTCTCTACTGGTCATTGATGAGTGCCATCGCGTACCTGATGACAAAGACAGCAGCTACCAAAAAGTGATTGCGCATCTCAACCAACTCAATCCGAAGATGAAAATTCTCGGTTTGACCGCTACCCCTTATCGCCTTGGCAAAGGCTGGATTTATCAATACCACACAAGGGGACAAGTCAAAAACCAACAAGCGTGCTTTTTTCGCGATTGTATTTTCGAATTACCCATTACTTATTTAATGGATGAAGGCTACCTTACCCAGCCTCGCATCCTCGATATGGCGATGCTCAGTTATGATTTTTCAACCTTAAAACCCAATGCACATGGGCATTTTCAGGAAAGTGAAGTCAACGCGGTGATCGATGCTCACCAGCGTGTCACCCCGCAAATTATTGCCCAAGTCATCGAATACGCTCAATCTCGACAAGGGGTTATGATTTTTGCTGCCACCGTCACCCACGCTCAAGAAATAATCAATTACCTACCCGCTCAACAAACGGCGCTGGTGATTGGTGACACCCCCACCGAACAACGCGCAGAGATAATTCGCTCTTTTAAACAAAAGCAGATCAAATATTTAGTTAATGTCTCGGTTTTAACCACCGGCTTTGATGCGCCCCATGTCGATTTGATCGCCGTTTTAAGACCAACTGAGTCCGTCAGCTTATATCAGCAGATCGTCGGTCGAGGATTAAGACTGGCAGAGGGCAAGAGCGATTGTTTGGTACTTGAATACGCGGGTAATCGACACGATCTCTATCAACCTGAAGTCGGCGATCCCAAACCGGATTCACAAAGCGAAATGGTTACCGTCCCCTGCCCTGCCTGTGGCTTTAATAATAACTTTTGGGGGAAATTGGATGCCAACGGCTTTTTACTCGAACATTATGGACGGCAATGCCAGGGCTATTTTGAAGAGCCAGATACACTAGAACGTGAACACTGTGGTTATCGTTTTCGGGCCAAATATTGCGATCAGTGTGGCGCTGATAACGATATTGCGGCTCGTCGCTGTCATCAATGTGAGGCGGTGTTGGTCGATGCCGACAAAAAACTCCGCGATGCCCTAAAGCTCAAAGACGCCTTAATTTTTGAATGTATCGACATGCAAATTAAAGCAGAAAAAAGCGCCCAAGGTAAGCCACAGCTCAAAGTCACCTACTTTAGTGATACGACCCAAGTTCACGAGTTCTGGCCTTTAGCGACTAAAGGGCAAAAACAGCATTTTTTAGATTGGTTTGTCCCTCGCCATCTTTGTGACCGACACCGTCCATTTACCGAGACTGCGGCGTCAAAAATTGTCAACAATGCGCATCGCTTCCAACCACCGAGTCTCGTCATTGCGTTTAAAAAAGGGCGCTTTTGGAAAGTAAAAGACAAATTATTTGAGAAGCCAACTCATTATCATCAGATCATGACTGAAAATGCTAAGGTTTATTAA
- the rplY gene encoding 50S ribosomal protein L25, producing the protein MKFQAVVRTELGKGASRRLRHAGQFPAVVYGGEAAPVAISLNHDDIINQMDKPEFYEAITLVIGNEEVKVKPQDVQRHAFKPKVEHMDFIRI; encoded by the coding sequence ATGAAATTTCAAGCAGTAGTACGTACTGAACTAGGTAAAGGTGCGAGCCGCCGCCTACGTCACGCTGGCCAATTCCCAGCAGTTGTTTACGGTGGTGAAGCAGCGCCAGTCGCTATCTCACTAAACCACGATGACATCATCAACCAAATGGACAAGCCTGAGTTCTACGAAGCAATCACTCTTGTGATCGGCAACGAAGAAGTTAAAGTGAAGCCACAAGATGTTCAACGTCACGCGTTTAAGCCAAAAGTTGAGCACATGGATTTCATCCGCATCTAA
- a CDS encoding DUF1289 domain-containing protein — translation MYNYCTKIRVGVVVQQLEFFSVPSPCVGVCHLDEKGYCLGCMRKRQERFNWLSMTPAEQKAVLRLCQLRYRRRQGNRDHTKAQPEPIDITHSQDSLF, via the coding sequence ATGTATAATTATTGTACAAAAATAAGGGTGGGGGTGGTTGTGCAACAGCTTGAATTTTTTTCTGTACCAAGTCCATGTGTGGGCGTTTGCCACTTGGATGAAAAAGGCTATTGTTTGGGGTGCATGCGAAAAAGGCAGGAGCGTTTCAACTGGTTGTCAATGACCCCTGCAGAGCAAAAAGCCGTATTGCGTTTGTGTCAGTTGCGCTATCGTCGGCGACAAGGCAATCGAGACCACACGAAAGCTCAACCCGAGCCCATTGACATCACTCATTCGCAAGACTCGCTTTTTTAA
- a CDS encoding META domain-containing protein, with translation MMKSIPLVSALALSLFLGACSSQPDNTRLTVQNQDIQHDWRLMLLDGKEIADTPRNAQFTITDTLAIQGRSGCNQFSGQLSLEDNQLQIHQALATKMLCPPNQMQQEQALFNLLNKGADVTTTNKLMILTNSSHSAAFIKTSPQ, from the coding sequence ATGATGAAGTCTATTCCCTTGGTAAGCGCTCTCGCTTTGTCCCTTTTCCTTGGCGCGTGCAGCTCACAGCCCGATAACACGCGTTTAACGGTGCAAAACCAGGATATTCAACACGATTGGCGATTAATGTTGCTCGACGGCAAAGAAATTGCCGATACCCCACGCAATGCACAGTTTACTATCACGGACACCTTGGCCATCCAAGGACGAAGTGGATGTAATCAATTCTCGGGCCAGTTGAGCTTAGAGGACAACCAATTACAAATCCACCAGGCCCTGGCAACCAAAATGTTGTGTCCGCCCAATCAAATGCAGCAAGAACAGGCCTTGTTTAACCTACTCAACAAAGGCGCTGATGTCACCACGACCAACAAACTGATGATATTGACCAATTCAAGCCACAGCGCTGCTTTTATCAAAACCAGTCCACAATAA
- a CDS encoding class I SAM-dependent methyltransferase has protein sequence MITLNISALQRLEQHLIEQLALKPNQLTRLFHGRGRFYLGLEQITVDWVNQTMLVQLFKCYDGPSLERLQSRLRAISLTQEWQQAGGEHIVIQHRYLADNDLDVVVGELIERQIGYENGLAYHLTLGKNQNMGLFLDMKAGREWVKQHSHGKKVLNLFAYTCGFSVAAVAGGASSVVNIDMAKGALATGRKNHQLNPDHDAKVHFFAHDIFRSWGKIKKYGPYDLIVIDPPSFQKGSFALTKDYQKILRRLADLQTADGQVLACVNAPDVDSHFLIDSMATHAPQFRFIERLDNPSAFVDSNPESALKVLHFASQV, from the coding sequence ATGATAACTCTGAATATCTCCGCTCTACAAAGGCTAGAGCAGCACCTCATCGAGCAACTTGCTTTAAAACCCAATCAATTGACGCGGTTATTTCACGGCCGTGGTCGGTTTTACCTAGGGCTTGAACAGATCACTGTTGATTGGGTAAATCAAACCATGTTGGTACAGTTGTTTAAATGTTATGACGGGCCGAGCCTCGAGCGATTACAAAGCCGATTGAGAGCGATTAGCTTAACCCAAGAGTGGCAACAAGCGGGCGGTGAGCACATTGTTATTCAGCATCGTTATTTAGCGGATAATGACCTGGATGTGGTCGTTGGTGAATTGATTGAGCGCCAAATTGGCTACGAAAATGGCTTGGCATATCATTTAACCTTGGGAAAAAACCAAAATATGGGTTTGTTCCTTGATATGAAAGCAGGCCGTGAATGGGTAAAACAGCACAGTCATGGCAAAAAGGTACTCAATCTATTTGCTTATACGTGCGGCTTTTCGGTCGCCGCCGTCGCTGGTGGGGCGAGCTCCGTGGTCAATATAGACATGGCCAAGGGCGCGTTGGCGACCGGGCGAAAAAATCATCAGCTCAACCCAGACCACGACGCCAAAGTTCATTTCTTTGCCCACGACATTTTCCGCTCATGGGGCAAGATCAAAAAATATGGCCCTTATGACCTCATTGTCATTGACCCGCCGTCGTTTCAAAAAGGCAGCTTTGCATTGACCAAGGATTACCAAAAAATCCTCAGGCGCTTGGCCGATTTACAAACGGCCGATGGGCAGGTACTCGCTTGTGTTAATGCCCCAGATGTCGACAGTCACTTTTTAATTGACAGTATGGCGACTCATGCCCCGCAATTTCGCTTTATTGAACGCCTAGACAACCCAAGTGCTTTTGTCGATAGTAACCCTGAGTCGGCTTTGAAAGTCTTACACTTCGCCAGCCAAGTCTGA
- a CDS encoding TIGR01621 family pseudouridine synthase codes for MFDLIFQHPDFVVINKHPEISVHKDQQEHGLVETVSAVLGLPNLYLVHRLDKMTSGLLILATQAQAAAELAQCFAKREIDKFYLAISAHKPKKKQGLICGDMEKSRRSAWKLMKSQQNPAVTQFFSLSLEQGRRAFLCKPYTGKTHQIRVALKSLSAPILGDGIYTGATDSDRGYLHAYAICFVYQGQRFEFRCDPRTQSQGVYWQSPTLERHLNQGDWQSPWLLNWPTLPGRLTR; via the coding sequence ATGTTTGATTTGATTTTTCAACACCCGGACTTTGTGGTGATTAATAAACACCCAGAGATCTCGGTTCACAAGGACCAACAGGAACACGGGCTAGTGGAGACCGTCAGTGCGGTGCTTGGTTTGCCCAATTTGTACCTAGTACACCGACTCGACAAAATGACATCCGGCCTCCTTATTCTAGCCACCCAAGCTCAGGCAGCCGCTGAGCTAGCTCAGTGCTTTGCCAAGCGAGAAATCGACAAATTTTATCTGGCGATCAGTGCTCACAAGCCCAAAAAAAAGCAGGGCTTAATATGCGGTGATATGGAGAAAAGTCGTCGCTCAGCATGGAAGTTAATGAAAAGCCAACAAAATCCAGCGGTAACGCAGTTTTTCTCTTTGTCGTTAGAGCAAGGTCGGCGGGCATTTCTGTGCAAACCTTATACGGGTAAAACCCATCAAATTCGAGTGGCGTTAAAATCACTCTCTGCGCCAATTCTCGGTGATGGGATTTATACAGGGGCCACCGATAGTGATCGCGGTTACCTTCACGCTTATGCAATTTGCTTTGTCTATCAAGGTCAACGTTTTGAGTTTAGGTGCGATCCGCGCACACAAAGCCAGGGTGTGTACTGGCAATCTCCCACGTTAGAGCGCCATCTCAACCAAGGGGACTGGCAGAGCCCTTGGCTACTTAATTGGCCTACTTTACCAGGAAGACTGACAAGATGA
- a CDS encoding sodium-dependent transporter: protein MANASRGQFSSKMGFIMAAAGSAVGLGNVWGFPTKAASNGGAAFLLIYLLMVFLLAYPMLVAELTIGRHGQSNPVSSLRALLPRKKKVAVLLGLIAMLVASLLLSFYSILAGWLVGFAGAPILDALQYHQASTWLTDFSNSRNVLLTLLFSALTVLVVKKGVSDGIEKWSTRLMPMLFVLFAIMIVYIFTQEGAMEGLTAYLIPDISHLSPALFVDAMGQAFFSLSLGVTTMMVYGSYLSKDINIPRTAKQVALIDTGVAFAAGLLILPAMYVAKHNGVEIFDQAGNLISSGGLVFQVLPSMFDTMGNAGVVLGVGFFILMVIAALTSSISLLEVPVSCIHDEFGVDRGKATWIMGAVIMLLSVIIALNFEHLFGLVADFTTVYMQPILGAIWAIFAGWVWHRNSLLKELAQGCPEIEQSLFWKIWPHYVRFVCPVAIIAVFVFSIL, encoded by the coding sequence ATGGCAAATGCATCGAGAGGCCAATTTTCGTCGAAAATGGGTTTTATAATGGCTGCAGCAGGCTCTGCGGTGGGATTGGGCAATGTGTGGGGATTTCCTACCAAAGCGGCCAGTAATGGCGGCGCAGCTTTTTTATTGATTTATTTGTTGATGGTGTTTTTACTTGCCTATCCTATGCTGGTGGCCGAATTAACCATTGGTCGTCACGGTCAATCTAACCCGGTTTCCTCGCTGCGCGCTCTGTTACCAAGAAAAAAGAAGGTGGCGGTATTACTGGGTTTAATCGCCATGTTGGTCGCCTCGCTATTGTTGAGCTTTTATTCCATTTTGGCCGGTTGGTTAGTCGGTTTTGCCGGTGCCCCTATTTTAGACGCGCTGCAGTATCATCAAGCCAGTACGTGGTTGACGGATTTTAGTAACAGTCGCAATGTGTTACTTACATTATTGTTTTCTGCATTAACCGTTTTAGTGGTTAAAAAAGGCGTTTCCGATGGCATTGAAAAATGGTCGACCCGTTTAATGCCAATGTTGTTTGTCCTATTTGCAATCATGATCGTCTATATCTTTACTCAAGAGGGGGCAATGGAAGGCTTAACGGCGTATTTGATACCCGATATTTCTCATCTGTCCCCTGCGCTGTTTGTCGATGCGATGGGGCAAGCGTTCTTTTCTCTCTCACTAGGAGTAACGACCATGATGGTCTACGGCTCTTACTTGAGTAAAGACATCAATATCCCGAGAACGGCAAAACAAGTTGCCCTTATTGATACCGGTGTCGCTTTTGCTGCTGGCTTGCTCATTCTGCCGGCCATGTATGTGGCGAAGCACAATGGCGTTGAGATTTTTGATCAGGCGGGTAACTTGATAAGTTCAGGTGGTTTGGTCTTCCAAGTCTTGCCCTCGATGTTTGATACCATGGGCAATGCCGGCGTTGTGCTTGGGGTGGGCTTCTTTATTTTAATGGTGATTGCGGCTTTGACCTCGTCGATCTCGCTTCTCGAAGTACCGGTGTCTTGTATTCATGATGAGTTTGGTGTGGACCGCGGTAAAGCCACCTGGATCATGGGGGCGGTTATCATGTTGTTGAGTGTCATTATTGCACTGAATTTTGAACATTTGTTTGGTTTAGTGGCGGACTTTACCACCGTGTACATGCAGCCCATTCTCGGCGCAATTTGGGCGATTTTTGCCGGTTGGGTTTGGCACCGTAATTCACTATTAAAAGAGCTTGCGCAAGGCTGTCCTGAAATCGAACAGTCACTGTTTTGGAAGATTTGGCCACACTATGTCCGATTTGTTTGCCCTGTTGCGATCATCGCTGTGTTTGTGTTTTCGATCCTATAG
- the cls gene encoding cardiolipin synthase, which produces MEKFYHFLTLAGIGLYWLLVAGVTLRVVLKRRALSVSLAWLMIIYILPIVGVLSYFLFGELNLGRKRAERAKRMLGPFANWFNSLHDCIDHTPESLGRHIYRIDQLCNNRLGLPALSGNQLELLTEPNHILSNIIKDIENAKHSIRMEFYIWQQGGLVDSVSAALIQAAKRGVSVRILLDSAGSRRFFNSHWLTMMKRANIRIIPALNVNLFRAFFRRLDLRQHRKIIVIDDNTAYSGSMNMVDPAYFKQGRGVGHWVDIMVRIQGPTVNVLSAIHCWDWEVETGERRLPNKPQCSIEDTGVPNPIQVVPSGPGMPEHLISQVLIVAIHQAQRSVRITTPYFVPSADLLETLKMTAQRGVNVSIIIPKKNDSIMVQWASRAFYTELLQAGITIYEFDGGLLHTKSVIIDEDFCLVGSVNIDMRSLWLNFELTLAIDDAHFTESLRQLQQSYQASSASVNLQHWQQRSLYSRVLERIFYLFNPLL; this is translated from the coding sequence ATGGAAAAATTTTATCACTTCCTTACATTGGCAGGTATTGGCTTATATTGGCTGTTGGTGGCCGGTGTGACCTTGCGAGTCGTACTCAAACGCCGAGCTTTGAGCGTGTCGCTCGCCTGGTTAATGATCATTTATATTCTGCCGATTGTTGGTGTACTGAGTTATTTTTTATTTGGCGAATTAAACTTAGGACGCAAACGTGCTGAGCGAGCAAAGAGAATGCTCGGCCCTTTTGCTAATTGGTTTAATAGTTTACATGATTGTATTGATCACACCCCAGAATCCCTCGGTCGTCACATCTATCGAATCGATCAGTTGTGCAATAACCGTTTAGGCTTGCCTGCGCTTAGTGGCAATCAGTTAGAGCTGTTAACCGAGCCGAATCACATCTTATCAAATATCATCAAAGACATAGAGAACGCCAAGCACTCCATTCGTATGGAATTTTACATTTGGCAACAAGGCGGCTTAGTCGATTCGGTATCCGCGGCGTTAATTCAAGCGGCAAAGCGCGGCGTGAGCGTGCGTATCCTACTTGATTCTGCTGGCAGTCGGCGCTTTTTTAACTCCCATTGGCTTACCATGATGAAACGAGCCAATATTCGTATCATACCCGCGTTAAATGTAAATTTGTTCCGAGCATTTTTCCGCCGTTTAGATTTGCGTCAGCACCGTAAGATCATCGTCATTGACGATAACACCGCCTATTCAGGTTCAATGAATATGGTTGATCCCGCTTATTTTAAACAAGGCCGCGGTGTGGGTCATTGGGTTGATATTATGGTCCGTATCCAAGGCCCAACGGTGAACGTATTATCCGCCATACACTGCTGGGACTGGGAAGTCGAAACCGGAGAACGTCGCCTGCCAAATAAACCTCAATGTTCCATTGAAGACACCGGGGTGCCAAACCCGATTCAAGTGGTCCCTTCAGGGCCTGGGATGCCAGAGCATTTGATCTCACAAGTGTTGATTGTGGCAATTCACCAAGCTCAGCGTAGCGTGCGTATCACCACCCCCTATTTTGTGCCGAGCGCCGATTTACTCGAAACGCTCAAGATGACGGCTCAGCGTGGTGTTAATGTCAGTATTATTATCCCGAAGAAAAATGATTCAATAATGGTGCAATGGGCATCAAGAGCTTTTTACACTGAGCTTTTGCAAGCGGGAATCACTATCTATGAATTTGACGGTGGCTTATTACACACTAAATCTGTGATCATTGATGAAGACTTTTGTTTGGTCGGCTCAGTCAATATTGATATGCGCAGTTTGTGGCTTAATTTCGAACTCACCTTAGCAATCGACGATGCGCATTTCACCGAGTCTTTACGCCAATTACAGCAAAGCTATCAAGCGTCATCGGCGTCAGTCAACTTGCAGCATTGGCAACAACGCAGTCTGTATTCTCGTGTTCTAGAAAGAATTTTTTACTTATTCAACCCACTGTTGTAA